Proteins from one Ardenticatena maritima genomic window:
- the fabF gene encoding beta-ketoacyl-ACP synthase II — MPVERPAHQRVVVTGLGVVSPLGHSVDLFWDGLLAGRSGVKRIERFEETDLPTKIGAEITDFDPQDYGLDRREAKRLARCSQFAIVATRQALEDAGLADGVPDPERVALQIGTAYGGFDKVIEGLDILHAKGWRRVPPFALPEALPNMISHHVSQYFGLLGYLGTTVAACASGTQAIIEGAELIRRGVADIVVSGGAEALLVDIAYAGFSAMRGMSTRNDEPERAVRPFDKDRDGFLMGEGAAILILERLDHALARGARIYAEVLGGAASSDAYHIAAPHPEGDGAVRAMRWALENAGLSIEDVDYINAHGTGTPVGDVVETKAIKRLFGERAYQIPISSTKSMIAHSMGAAGAFEAIACVKTIETQTIHPTINHDEPDPECDLDYVPWTPRKANVRYTLSNSFGLGGQNACLVLARYPDNNAE; from the coding sequence ATGCCTGTTGAACGTCCTGCCCACCAGCGGGTGGTGGTGACCGGGCTTGGCGTTGTAAGCCCGCTGGGGCATTCGGTTGACCTGTTCTGGGATGGGTTGCTCGCCGGTCGTTCGGGGGTGAAGCGTATTGAGCGCTTTGAAGAAACCGACTTGCCCACCAAAATTGGCGCTGAAATCACCGACTTTGACCCACAAGACTACGGTTTGGACCGCCGCGAAGCCAAACGTCTGGCGCGGTGTAGCCAATTCGCCATTGTGGCGACACGCCAGGCGTTGGAAGATGCCGGGCTGGCGGATGGCGTTCCCGACCCTGAGCGGGTGGCGTTGCAAATTGGCACTGCTTACGGGGGCTTCGACAAGGTGATTGAGGGGTTGGATATCTTGCACGCCAAGGGGTGGCGACGTGTTCCCCCCTTTGCATTGCCCGAAGCCCTGCCCAACATGATTTCGCACCATGTCAGCCAGTATTTTGGCCTGTTGGGGTATCTGGGCACAACCGTGGCGGCATGCGCCAGTGGTACACAAGCCATCATCGAAGGCGCGGAACTCATTCGCCGGGGCGTGGCTGATATTGTGGTGAGTGGCGGCGCGGAAGCCTTGCTGGTGGACATTGCCTATGCGGGCTTTAGCGCCATGCGCGGCATGAGCACACGCAACGATGAACCCGAGCGCGCTGTGCGCCCCTTCGACAAGGACCGCGACGGTTTCTTGATGGGCGAAGGCGCGGCAATCCTCATTCTTGAACGGCTGGACCACGCGTTGGCGCGTGGTGCGCGTATCTATGCGGAAGTGCTTGGCGGCGCAGCAAGTAGTGATGCGTATCACATTGCCGCCCCGCACCCCGAAGGCGATGGCGCTGTGCGCGCCATGCGGTGGGCGTTGGAGAACGCCGGCTTGTCCATTGAAGATGTGGACTATATCAACGCGCATGGCACAGGGACGCCGGTTGGGGATGTCGTCGAAACTAAAGCCATCAAGCGGCTTTTTGGCGAACGGGCGTACCAGATTCCGATTAGCAGCACCAAGAGTATGATTGCCCACAGCATGGGTGCGGCGGGGGCGTTTGAAGCCATCGCCTGTGTCAAAACCATCGAAACGCAGACCATTCACCCCACCATCAACCATGACGAACCCGACCCGGAATGTGATTTGGACTACGTCCCATGGACGCCGCGCAAAGCCAACGTGCGCTACACGTTGAGCAACTCGTTTGGTTTGGGGGGGCAGAACGCCTGTTTGGTGTTGGCACGCTATCCTGACAACAATGCGGAGTGA
- the plsX gene encoding phosphate acyltransferase PlsX translates to MKIIVDAMGGDHAPQAPVEGAVMAARRYGITIVLVGKPDVIEAELKKHDTSGLSIEIEPASQVIEMEDEPARAVKAKPDSSMVVGMKMLKEGRADGFFSAGNTGGMLAAAIFHLGRIKGVKRPALSTIFPTVKGHCLLLDVGANAEVKPEYLAQFGLMGAVYAERVLGRRNPTVGLVSNGEEEKKGTPIVQEAHQLLKTMPINFYGNVEGKDIPAGLVDVVVTDGFTGNVIIKFAEGLGAMTKQLLREELSRDAKALVKTPQGAVLSLAAAGGLAWLATQSGVALGFIGGLLANTGLIGWGFKRALDRISQRTDYAEYGGAPLLGVDGVVIIGHGRSNPYAVMNGVRVAKTAVEQGVVQAIRDGIAGMPKAQSVSTGG, encoded by the coding sequence ATGAAAATCATCGTGGACGCAATGGGTGGCGACCATGCGCCGCAAGCGCCTGTCGAAGGGGCGGTGATGGCGGCGCGACGCTATGGCATTACGATTGTGCTGGTTGGAAAACCCGACGTAATCGAGGCGGAGTTGAAGAAACACGATACCAGCGGGCTTTCGATTGAGATTGAGCCGGCGAGCCAGGTGATTGAGATGGAGGATGAGCCGGCGCGCGCCGTCAAGGCCAAGCCCGACAGTTCCATGGTTGTGGGGATGAAAATGCTCAAAGAAGGCCGTGCTGACGGCTTTTTTAGTGCCGGCAATACGGGCGGTATGCTGGCGGCGGCTATTTTCCATCTGGGGCGTATCAAGGGCGTCAAACGCCCGGCATTGTCCACCATTTTCCCCACCGTCAAGGGGCATTGCCTCTTGCTGGATGTGGGCGCAAACGCCGAAGTCAAGCCTGAATATCTGGCGCAATTCGGGCTGATGGGGGCGGTCTATGCGGAACGTGTATTGGGACGCCGCAATCCGACGGTGGGGTTGGTGAGCAATGGGGAAGAAGAGAAAAAAGGCACGCCCATTGTGCAAGAAGCCCATCAGTTGCTCAAAACAATGCCCATCAATTTCTACGGCAATGTGGAAGGCAAAGACATTCCCGCTGGGCTGGTGGATGTGGTGGTGACGGATGGCTTCACCGGCAACGTCATCATCAAGTTTGCCGAAGGGCTGGGCGCCATGACCAAACAACTCTTGCGCGAAGAATTGTCGCGCGATGCCAAGGCGCTGGTGAAAACGCCGCAGGGCGCAGTTTTGAGCCTGGCGGCTGCTGGTGGGCTGGCGTGGCTGGCGACGCAATCAGGCGTGGCGTTGGGGTTCATCGGCGGTTTGCTCGCCAACACGGGGCTGATTGGTTGGGGCTTCAAGCGCGCGCTGGACCGCATTTCGCAGCGCACCGATTACGCCGAGTATGGCGGTGCGCCACTTTTGGGCGTGGATGGGGTTGTGATTATTGGGCATGGCCGTTCCAACCCCTACGCCGTGATGAACGGGGTGCGGGTGGCAAAGACCGCCGTCGAGCAAGGCGTGGTGCAAGCCATCCGCGACGGTATTGCCGGGATGCCCAAAGCACAATCAGTATCCACAGGAGGCTAA
- a CDS encoding HD domain-containing protein: protein MSVDYFAIIHTYIPPDTPLYRLYVPHVAMVTAKALRIARRLGLSREQERFIEEAAMLHDIGIVNTHDDVLGTTGPHPYIMHIVEGRRILEAEGLPRHALVAERHIGVGITAEEVRAQGLPLPVRDYVPQTLEEEIISYADLFFSKHPDHLWHEKPLDVVRRAVARYGARAQAQFETWVRRFEPEALA, encoded by the coding sequence ATGTCAGTTGATTATTTCGCCATCATCCACACCTACATTCCGCCCGATACGCCGCTCTACCGGCTCTATGTGCCGCATGTCGCCATGGTGACCGCCAAGGCGTTGCGCATTGCCCGCCGATTGGGGCTTTCACGCGAACAGGAACGCTTCATCGAGGAAGCCGCCATGCTGCACGATATCGGCATCGTCAACACCCATGACGACGTGCTTGGCACGACGGGACCCCACCCCTACATCATGCACATTGTCGAGGGGCGGCGCATTCTTGAAGCCGAGGGCTTGCCGCGCCATGCGCTGGTCGCCGAGCGGCACATTGGCGTGGGCATTACCGCCGAAGAAGTGCGCGCCCAGGGATTGCCTTTGCCTGTGCGCGATTACGTGCCGCAAACGCTGGAAGAAGAGATTATCTCCTACGCCGACCTCTTTTTCAGCAAGCACCCCGACCACCTCTGGCACGAAAAGCCGCTCGACGTGGTGCGCCGCGCCGTGGCGCGTTATGGCGCACGCGCCCAGGCGCAGTTTGAAACGTGGGTGCGCCGCTTTG